The following are from one region of the Blastocatellia bacterium genome:
- a CDS encoding type II secretion system F family protein, producing the protein MWFNKTKEIATFYEKMAQSYRAGLPIIESLSLASMNISNTKLRQSLDRAKSYILNGSTFTEGLAQSPTLFPEFDLAIIEVGESQGRLDQTLLDLSQLYERQYKDIKIFLFAMAYPTFLLGAAIFLPPIVAWFTDGLSAYVSIVTKKLFTLAIPITAIYTGYYAFKVYGPDTLDYVILQIPIIGTNLKKLALARFGRSLAVLFSSGIDLRRGIKLAIKSMSNSYLENRSKIIAVALDEGRTITEGLQAANVFPEAFVQAFAIGEQTGDIDKMLHKVAEYYEFEADKAFKAILAAVPIVVYLAVALYIAYIVISFYTGYFNAIGNITNQ; encoded by the coding sequence ATGTGGTTTAATAAAACTAAAGAAATTGCAACATTTTATGAAAAAATGGCTCAAAGCTATCGTGCTGGCCTACCTATTATAGAATCATTAAGCTTAGCATCAATGAATATAAGTAATACCAAACTCCGTCAAAGCTTAGATCGAGCTAAAAGCTATATTCTTAATGGTAGTACGTTTACAGAAGGTCTTGCTCAAAGTCCAACACTTTTTCCAGAATTTGATTTAGCAATTATTGAAGTAGGTGAATCTCAAGGCCGTTTGGATCAAACCCTATTGGATCTTTCACAACTTTATGAACGCCAATATAAAGATATTAAAATTTTTCTATTTGCTATGGCTTACCCAACTTTTCTACTAGGAGCGGCAATCTTTTTGCCTCCTATAGTTGCTTGGTTTACAGATGGTCTTTCTGCCTATGTATCAATTGTAACAAAAAAACTTTTTACTCTTGCAATACCGATAACTGCTATTTATACAGGTTATTATGCTTTTAAGGTTTATGGGCCTGATACATTAGATTATGTAATTTTACAAATTCCAATAATAGGAACAAATCTTAAAAAATTAGCCTTAGCGCGTTTTGGTCGTAGTTTAGCTGTTTTATTTTCTTCTGGTATTGACCTGCGACGAGGTATCAAATTAGCTATTAAATCTATGTCTAACAGCTATTTAGAAAATCGTAGCAAAATCATAGCTGTAGCCTTAGATGAAGGCAGAACTATTACTGAGGGACTTCAAGCAGCAAATGTCTTTCCTGAAGCTTTTGTGCAAGCTTTTGCAATTGGAGAACAAACCGGAGATATAGATAAAATGCTACATAAAGTAGCAGAATATTATGAATTTGAAGCGGATAAAGCTTTTAAAGCAATACTTGCAGCCGTTCCAATAGTGGTTTACCTGGCTGTAGCCCTCTACATTGCTTATATTGTAATTAGCTTTTATACAGGATATTTTAATGCTATTGGCAATATAACTAATCAGTAA
- the pdxA gene encoding 4-hydroxythreonine-4-phosphate dehydrogenase PdxA, which translates to MKPRIGVTIGDPAGIGPEIILRAIIDEEVLDCASPIIIGDAQHLSHHARKLDLVCGLDIYNAGEELPKTLNTPVLYNVKNLSATVEMGKESPEYGQAAGQYVEAAVELIRSGQIDAMTNGPISKRALQLGGYPYPGHSEMLGYLTNVKDYAMAFVSSSLRVVLLTTHLPLAKALTYVKKERVERTIRLVDRELRRWGIKRPRIAVAAVNPHGAEGGLFGIEEASELIPAIEVCNRDPEFDVRGPFSADTVFLRAARGEFDVVLSCYHDQGMIPVKCLSFGEAVNVTLGLPFIRTAVDHGTAFDIAGKGQADPRSMVEAIKLAAQLTLSSSEAEGDPIRI; encoded by the coding sequence ATAAAACCTCGTATTGGTGTAACTATTGGAGATCCGGCAGGCATTGGCCCAGAAATTATATTAAGAGCTATTATTGATGAAGAAGTGCTAGATTGTGCAAGCCCAATAATAATTGGTGATGCTCAACACTTATCACATCATGCCCGTAAATTAGACTTAGTTTGTGGATTAGATATTTATAATGCTGGGGAAGAACTACCAAAAACTTTAAATACACCTGTGCTTTATAATGTAAAAAATCTTTCTGCTACTGTAGAAATGGGTAAAGAATCGCCAGAATATGGACAAGCAGCGGGCCAATATGTTGAGGCAGCCGTAGAATTAATTAGGTCAGGTCAGATAGATGCAATGACTAATGGCCCAATTAGTAAACGAGCTTTACAACTAGGGGGCTATCCTTACCCAGGACATAGTGAAATGCTAGGTTATTTAACTAATGTTAAAGACTATGCAATGGCTTTTGTCTCTTCTTCACTTAGAGTAGTTTTGCTTACAACACATCTTCCATTAGCTAAAGCTCTTACTTATGTAAAAAAAGAAAGAGTAGAAAGAACTATTCGTTTGGTTGACCGAGAGCTACGACGTTGGGGAATTAAACGCCCTCGAATTGCTGTTGCAGCAGTAAACCCACACGGGGCGGAAGGTGGGCTTTTTGGTATTGAGGAAGCTTCTGAATTAATTCCAGCAATAGAAGTTTGTAATCGTGATCCAGAGTTTGATGTACGAGGGCCATTTTCTGCTGATACTGTGTTTTTACGTGCTGCACGTGGTGAATTTGATGTAGTTTTGTCTTGCTATCATGATCAAGGAATGATTCCTGTTAAATGTCTTTCTTTTGGTGAAGCAGTAAATGTTACTTTGGGATTGCCTTTTATTCGTACCGCAGTAGATCACGGTACAGCCTTTGATATTGCAGGTAAAGGACAAGCCGATCCACGCAGCATGGTTGAAGCAATAAAGCTTGCTGCACAACTTACTTTGTCTAGCTCAGAAGCAGAAGGTGATCCTATCAGGATATAA
- a CDS encoding Eco57I restriction-modification methylase domain-containing protein, producing the protein MSRCRQFLDKIEIFRLDAARKLNPKRRSELGQFFTPLTIARLMASMFQQPKPLIRLLDAGAGVGTLSAAFLSQALKWGSKPKSISIAAYEIDPLLVDYLNDTTKALAFVCEQQGIKFSTNVYQQDFIKAGVEFLSKGLFSTQPPTFNFAILNPPYFKIKSDSETRRLLRSVDIETTNLYTAFLSIVICLLEPKGELVAITPRSFCNGPYFKPFRKLLLSKMNIRRIHVFESRKTAFQDDDVLQENVIFHAVKDITLFPKVTITTSNGINDDISVREIDYNQVVKPDDPDYFIHIVQDGLQHQIANQANTFNTMLAEIGIAVSTGRVVDFRAKEYLRSMSEENTAPLIYPGHFYNGFIKWPNEKISKPNAIAVAPGTNNLTVPAGVYVLVKRFSSKEEQRRVVAAIYDSDLIPSPVVGFENHLNYYHQNGKGLPINLAKGLCIFLNSTLIDSYFRQFNGHTQVNATDLRSLKYPTRQQLEHLGKTVGDTFLKQDEIDNLISTYFFSMTNNETTPDPIQAKKKIDEALSILKDLGFPREQQNERSALTLLALLDLRPDMFWAESKNPLCGITEMMNYFTKHYGKTYAPNTRETVRRQTVHQFLDAGLVLLNPDNPSRPVNSPKAVYQVGEPALALLQTFGTEQWDSNLKYLTSVETLQQRYARERAMMRIPVKTSSGQSIELSPGSQNILIKQIIEEFCPCYTPNGKLVYIGDADEKWAYFDKKLLGSLGVVFDAHGKMPDVVVYYENKGWLVLIEAVTSHGPVNAKRHAELKKLFEKSKAGLVFVSAFPNRRTMVKYLGEISWETEVWVAEAPTHMIHFNGERFLGPYL; encoded by the coding sequence ATTTCAAGATGTAGGCAATTTTTAGATAAAATTGAAATTTTTAGACTAGATGCAGCGCGAAAACTTAACCCAAAACGCCGTTCAGAACTAGGGCAATTTTTTACACCTTTAACCATTGCTCGTTTAATGGCTTCTATGTTTCAGCAACCAAAGCCCTTGATACGCTTACTTGATGCTGGTGCGGGAGTAGGTACTTTATCCGCAGCATTTCTTTCTCAAGCTTTGAAGTGGGGAAGTAAACCTAAAAGTATTTCTATTGCTGCCTATGAAATTGATCCATTATTAGTTGATTATCTAAATGATACAACAAAGGCTTTGGCTTTTGTTTGTGAACAACAGGGTATTAAATTTTCTACTAATGTTTACCAGCAAGATTTTATAAAAGCTGGGGTTGAGTTTTTATCTAAAGGATTATTTTCAACACAGCCACCAACCTTTAACTTTGCCATTTTGAACCCGCCATATTTCAAAATAAAGAGTGATTCAGAAACGCGACGTTTATTACGTTCAGTTGATATTGAAACCACCAATCTTTACACTGCTTTTCTATCAATTGTCATCTGTCTTTTAGAGCCAAAAGGCGAGTTAGTAGCCATTACACCAAGAAGTTTTTGTAACGGCCCGTATTTCAAACCATTTAGAAAATTGCTTCTTAGCAAGATGAATATTCGCCGGATCCATGTTTTTGAATCTAGAAAAACAGCTTTTCAGGATGATGATGTTTTACAAGAAAACGTGATCTTTCATGCTGTCAAAGATATAACTCTATTTCCTAAAGTAACTATAACTACAAGCAATGGGATTAATGATGATATTAGCGTGAGAGAAATAGATTATAACCAAGTAGTAAAACCAGATGATCCAGATTACTTTATTCATATTGTTCAAGATGGCTTACAACATCAAATAGCCAATCAAGCCAATACATTTAATACAATGCTTGCAGAGATAGGGATTGCAGTATCTACTGGCAGAGTAGTTGATTTTAGAGCCAAAGAGTATTTGCGATCTATGTCTGAAGAAAACACTGCACCGCTTATCTATCCTGGACATTTTTACAATGGCTTTATTAAATGGCCGAATGAAAAAATCTCAAAACCTAATGCTATAGCAGTAGCTCCTGGAACAAATAATTTAACCGTACCAGCAGGAGTTTATGTTTTAGTTAAGCGGTTTTCATCAAAAGAGGAACAACGCCGAGTAGTAGCTGCTATTTATGATTCTGATTTAATACCTTCGCCTGTTGTAGGTTTTGAAAATCATCTCAATTATTATCATCAGAATGGCAAAGGCTTGCCGATAAATTTGGCAAAAGGGTTGTGTATTTTTCTAAACTCAACCTTGATTGACTCATATTTTCGTCAATTTAATGGGCATACCCAAGTAAATGCTACTGATCTAAGAAGCCTTAAATATCCGACACGGCAACAGTTAGAGCATCTAGGTAAAACTGTAGGAGATACTTTCCTAAAACAGGATGAAATTGATAATCTTATAAGCACTTACTTCTTTAGTATGACAAATAACGAAACTACCCCAGATCCAATCCAAGCCAAGAAAAAAATCGATGAAGCTTTAAGCATTCTTAAAGATCTTGGTTTTCCGCGAGAGCAACAAAACGAACGGTCAGCTTTAACTTTACTCGCTTTGCTTGATTTGCGGCCTGATATGTTTTGGGCAGAATCTAAAAACCCGCTTTGTGGTATTACGGAAATGATGAATTACTTTACTAAACACTATGGCAAAACATATGCCCCCAATACCCGCGAAACGGTAAGACGGCAAACCGTTCACCAATTTTTAGATGCTGGTTTAGTTTTGCTAAACCCTGACAACCCAAGCCGACCAGTCAATAGTCCTAAAGCAGTTTACCAGGTTGGAGAACCAGCTTTAGCTTTATTGCAAACCTTTGGTACAGAACAATGGGATAGCAACTTAAAATATTTAACCTCTGTTGAGACTCTGCAACAGCGTTATGCTAGAGAAAGAGCAATGATGCGTATTCCAGTTAAAACTTCATCTGGTCAAAGCATCGAACTTTCCCCAGGCAGTCAAAATATTCTTATAAAGCAGATTATAGAGGAATTTTGCCCTTGTTATACACCTAATGGGAAGTTGGTTTATATTGGTGATGCAGATGAAAAATGGGCTTATTTTGACAAGAAACTCTTAGGATCTTTAGGAGTGGTGTTTGATGCACACGGAAAAATGCCTGATGTTGTCGTTTACTATGAAAATAAGGGATGGCTTGTTTTAATAGAAGCCGTTACCAGTCACGGCCCAGTTAATGCCAAAAGACACGCCGAGCTTAAAAAGCTCTTTGAAAAATCAAAGGCAGGATTAGTTTTTGTTTCCGCCTTTCCCAATAGAAGAACAATGGTTAAATATTTGGGTGAAATATCTTGGGAAACGGAAGTGTGGGTAGCGGAAGCCCCAACTCATATGATTCATTTTAATGGAGAACGGTTTTTAGGCCCATATTTATAA
- the cax gene encoding calcium/proton exchanger, producing MFKPANFLNWFLIFIPIGIALHFMHASGTWVFIASALAIVPLAGLMGHATEALAEEVGEGVGGLLNATFGNAAELIIALIALKAGKYEVVKASLTGSMIGNVLLVLGASILAGGLKFPTQTFNRTASSLGSTLMTLSAVALIIPVIFHSLNQGHPQAVEQELSLEIAIVLFITYVLSLIFSLKTHKHLYDGSEGAEDKAEDAGGAHWSRTTSLIVLVVATVLIAIMSEFLVGSIEETAKQFKLSDVFIGVILVAIIGNAAEHSTAILMAMKNKMDLSMNIAIGSSLQIAMFVAPVLVFASYLFGKPMDLLFTPMEVIAIIISVVVLNVVSSDGESNWMEGVQMLAVYIILGIAFYFLPG from the coding sequence ATGTTTAAGCCAGCTAATTTCCTAAACTGGTTCTTGATATTTATTCCTATTGGAATTGCATTACACTTTATGCATGCTTCTGGAACTTGGGTTTTTATTGCTTCAGCACTTGCAATTGTTCCATTAGCAGGGCTTATGGGACATGCAACAGAAGCTTTGGCTGAGGAAGTAGGCGAAGGCGTAGGAGGACTACTTAATGCTACTTTTGGTAATGCCGCAGAGCTAATTATAGCCTTAATAGCCTTAAAAGCTGGTAAATATGAGGTTGTTAAAGCTTCTTTAACAGGATCTATGATTGGTAATGTTTTATTGGTGCTAGGAGCAAGTATTTTAGCTGGTGGCTTAAAGTTTCCAACTCAAACTTTTAACCGTACCGCCTCTAGTTTAGGCTCAACACTTATGACTTTAAGTGCTGTTGCTTTAATCATTCCTGTGATTTTTCACTCTCTTAATCAAGGACATCCACAAGCTGTTGAGCAAGAATTAAGTTTAGAAATTGCTATTGTTTTATTTATTACCTATGTTTTAAGCTTAATTTTTTCTCTTAAAACCCATAAACACTTATATGATGGCTCTGAGGGTGCAGAAGACAAGGCAGAAGATGCTGGTGGAGCGCATTGGTCAAGAACTACTTCTTTGATTGTTTTAGTAGTTGCTACTGTATTAATTGCTATTATGAGTGAATTCTTAGTAGGTTCTATTGAAGAAACAGCAAAGCAATTTAAGCTTTCTGATGTGTTTATTGGTGTGATTTTAGTAGCAATTATTGGTAATGCTGCTGAACATAGCACAGCAATATTAATGGCAATGAAAAATAAAATGGATTTGTCTATGAATATTGCAATAGGTTCATCACTGCAAATAGCAATGTTTGTTGCTCCAGTTTTGGTTTTTGCTAGTTATTTGTTTGGTAAACCTATGGATCTGCTTTTTACACCAATGGAAGTTATTGCCATAATAATTTCTGTAGTTGTACTAAATGTTGTGTCCTCTGATGGTGAATCTAATTGGATGGAAGGAGTTCAAATGCTAGCTGTTTATATCATTTTAGGAATAGCATTTTACTTCTTACCTGGTTAA
- a CDS encoding serine/threonine protein kinase — protein sequence MLLEAKVAERTDQLGQTNKELFVALEQIKVSQKQTEEKNQELLLKNLELDKKNAELADKNVELIESHKRADRIFSALAQALPGTVLDEKYKLEEKIGSGGFGAVYRATHLSLKKAVAIKIFRPAPGNDSVEALERFQLEAISSCRINHPNSVAILDSGTSEDGIAYLVMELLKGETLKGEIVRKRRIPLKRTIEILLPVCEVLEVAHQAGVVHRDIKPDNIFLHKDEKCEIIKVVDFGIAKIVDMIDISGNLTNTGGLIGTPAYMSPERLTSQLYDGRSDVYSLGVTFYQMLSGHLPFSTQENNLSTIILKHLTETPPSLEKFNVRVPKTIHEIILKMLEKDQNERPTAQEVAQVLKSVLETLIDSSEDTSVFLSELDDDTPTISRSIPSIEGANPSIEKAN from the coding sequence ATGTTGTTAGAAGCTAAGGTTGCTGAACGAACAGATCAATTAGGACAAACTAACAAAGAGCTTTTTGTCGCATTAGAACAAATAAAAGTTTCTCAAAAGCAAACTGAAGAAAAAAATCAAGAACTTTTACTAAAAAATCTAGAGCTTGATAAGAAAAATGCTGAATTAGCTGATAAAAATGTTGAATTAATTGAGTCTCATAAACGTGCTGACCGAATATTTTCGGCACTGGCCCAAGCTTTACCTGGAACGGTGCTAGATGAAAAATACAAGTTGGAAGAAAAAATTGGCTCAGGGGGTTTTGGTGCTGTTTATCGTGCTACTCATTTATCGCTTAAAAAAGCTGTTGCAATAAAAATATTTCGTCCTGCGCCAGGAAATGATTCTGTTGAAGCTTTAGAACGCTTTCAGCTTGAAGCTATTTCTTCTTGCCGTATAAATCATCCAAATTCTGTTGCTATACTTGATTCTGGTACTTCAGAAGATGGAATTGCTTATTTAGTTATGGAATTATTAAAAGGGGAAACTCTTAAAGGTGAAATAGTAAGGAAAAGACGGATTCCCCTTAAACGTACTATAGAAATATTACTACCTGTATGTGAGGTTTTAGAAGTAGCACACCAAGCAGGGGTAGTTCATAGAGATATAAAACCTGACAACATTTTTCTTCATAAAGATGAAAAGTGTGAAATTATTAAAGTAGTAGATTTTGGAATTGCCAAAATAGTTGATATGATTGATATTAGTGGAAATTTAACTAATACAGGTGGTTTAATAGGAACACCTGCTTATATGTCTCCTGAAAGACTAACTAGTCAGCTTTATGATGGACGATCTGATGTTTATAGTCTAGGAGTTACATTTTACCAAATGCTTTCTGGACACTTGCCTTTTTCAACACAGGAAAATAACCTTTCAACAATAATCCTAAAACATTTAACAGAAACACCACCCTCATTAGAGAAATTTAATGTAAGAGTACCAAAAACAATCCATGAAATTATTCTTAAAATGTTGGAAAAAGACCAAAATGAGCGTCCAACTGCTCAAGAAGTTGCTCAAGTTCTTAAATCAGTTTTAGAAACGCTTATAGATTCTAGTGAAGATACTTCGGTATTTTTAAGTGAACTTGATGATGATACACCAACAATTAGCCGTTCAATACCTTCTATTGAAGGGGCAAATCCTTCTATTGAAAAAGCAAATTAA
- the pelF gene encoding GT4 family glycosyltransferase PelF, translating to MADFSVLLATEGTYPFHKGGVSTWCDVLLRNLPNIDFTLLTVMMHPYLKQHYELPPNVQQLLKVPLWGISDPVEYSWHFPFSRAIKIKFSTVEQVIYKEFIPILENFLDLIFSPEFDRNKLGKTLLILHNYFQNHDYHQTMKSCAVWQSFSEIATIKWEEKFSNTPAPSVSELTEALRLLYHFLLVLHFPIPTTDLTHSAAAAFCGLPCVIAKLSRGTPYLLTEHGTYLREQYLNLSRYIPSFFVRWFLYQLIGAVVAVNYHFADQISPVCKYNTRLEKWWGVAENKIKVIYNGVDPKKFYPIECSPNPRPTVANIGLIFPLKGTLDLITAANLVRKEVPEVEFRLYGSASDQNYFAECQNQVKINNLENTVIFAGPTDKPSQVYSQADIVVMASISEGFPYVVIEAMLCGAAIVSTAVGGVPEALEGVGLLAQPHQPTELAKAITQLLKSPEERQKLGQLAKERALNLFTQEKFLNEYQESYKNLYSLTVTKKTSPTNLGGVIDKPIPTTINIYPIALNIDG from the coding sequence ATGGCTGATTTTTCTGTTTTACTTGCTACAGAAGGAACTTATCCTTTTCATAAAGGAGGGGTAAGCACTTGGTGTGATGTTCTACTACGCAATTTACCTAACATTGATTTTACTTTGCTAACAGTAATGATGCACCCTTACTTAAAGCAACATTATGAATTACCACCCAATGTACAACAATTATTAAAAGTTCCGCTTTGGGGGATTAGCGACCCTGTAGAATATTCTTGGCACTTCCCTTTTTCCCGTGCAATAAAAATTAAATTTAGCACTGTTGAACAAGTGATTTATAAAGAATTTATCCCTATTTTAGAAAACTTCCTTGACCTAATTTTTAGCCCTGAGTTTGACCGAAACAAGCTAGGTAAAACACTTTTAATATTACATAACTATTTCCAAAACCATGATTACCATCAAACAATGAAATCCTGTGCTGTTTGGCAAAGCTTTTCTGAAATAGCAACAATCAAATGGGAAGAAAAATTTAGTAATACTCCTGCTCCAAGTGTTAGTGAATTAACTGAAGCATTAAGACTACTTTATCATTTTTTGCTAGTGCTACATTTTCCTATTCCAACTACTGATCTTACTCATTCTGCTGCTGCTGCCTTTTGTGGTTTGCCTTGTGTTATTGCTAAATTATCCAGAGGTACACCATATTTATTAACAGAACATGGAACTTATTTAAGAGAACAATACTTAAATCTAAGCCGATATATTCCATCTTTTTTTGTTCGCTGGTTTCTTTATCAATTAATAGGTGCTGTAGTTGCAGTTAATTATCACTTTGCAGATCAAATTTCCCCAGTTTGTAAATATAACACTCGTTTGGAAAAATGGTGGGGAGTTGCTGAAAATAAAATTAAAGTAATTTATAACGGAGTTGACCCTAAAAAATTTTACCCTATTGAATGCTCTCCTAATCCTAGGCCAACCGTAGCTAACATAGGACTAATTTTTCCCTTAAAAGGAACGCTAGATTTAATCACAGCAGCAAATTTAGTAAGAAAAGAGGTTCCTGAAGTAGAATTTCGTCTTTATGGTTCGGCAAGTGATCAAAATTATTTTGCTGAATGCCAAAACCAAGTCAAAATCAATAACTTAGAAAACACTGTAATATTTGCTGGGCCTACGGACAAACCTAGCCAAGTTTATAGCCAAGCTGATATTGTTGTTATGGCTAGTATTTCAGAAGGTTTTCCTTATGTAGTAATTGAAGCTATGTTATGCGGAGCAGCAATTGTTTCAACTGCTGTTGGCGGTGTACCAGAAGCCTTAGAAGGTGTTGGACTACTTGCACAACCTCACCAACCAACAGAACTAGCAAAAGCTATTACTCAGTTATTAAAATCACCTGAAGAGCGACAGAAATTAGGGCAGCTTGCTAAAGAGCGAGCATTAAATCTTTTTACACAAGAAAAATTTTTAAATGAATATCAAGAAAGTTATAAAAATTTATACAGCCTTACAGTCACTAAAAAGACATCTCCAACAAATTTAGGTGGTGTAATTGATAAACCTATTCCTACAACTATTAATATATATCCAATAGCATTAAATATTGATGGGTAA
- a CDS encoding efflux RND transporter periplasmic adaptor subunit has protein sequence MNNYRIAKITTNHQNKKNIKTSKLTDTPLQSRLFLGVKFSELGQESEDISSITALEVRPSYKVARASIPTLPAKQVIAPPIVQQTQNNELSWRVVSLILLIAAAATTGLYFGRQYFTAPPPALSAAEQVMSLNSTIFTGTIKPVSEIKIAATTPAIVQDILVRVGDKVTEGQALMTIDDREANLALSQAEIEKKGADQQIAQLNSSISSLNKQVSDLRSKVTAASGNLSLAQRRAEQVPLRQRQDSPERAQAVYEQALARFQRNENLFRQGLLSAQELDEIKSQLKIAEADLKVAQTAETAAKELSNAQESQSELQNQLVKKEQQQQLVDLQNQLESAKLRQQRAIQNLELAKQRTSETTVKATRSGIVVEIPVKIGDQVIVGTTLGRLAQLDQLIVAVPVSARLINSLELNQNATIKLPINNQTVTGKIITINPLPAENLTHMVEIEFENTTNSLLAGQSAEVKFLSK, from the coding sequence ATGAATAATTATCGTATAGCAAAAATAACAACTAATCATCAAAACAAAAAAAATATAAAAACTAGTAAACTTACTGATACACCTTTACAATCCAGATTATTTTTGGGTGTTAAATTCTCTGAACTAGGCCAAGAGTCAGAAGATATCTCTTCTATTACCGCGCTAGAAGTGCGTCCATCTTATAAGGTTGCACGGGCAAGTATTCCAACACTTCCAGCTAAACAAGTTATTGCCCCTCCAATAGTCCAACAAACACAAAACAATGAACTTAGCTGGCGAGTTGTAAGTCTTATATTATTGATTGCTGCGGCTGCAACAACAGGTCTTTATTTTGGTAGACAATATTTTACTGCCCCACCTCCAGCACTTTCCGCCGCTGAACAAGTAATGAGCCTAAACAGCACTATTTTTACAGGAACAATTAAACCTGTAAGCGAAATAAAGATCGCTGCTACTACACCAGCCATTGTTCAAGATATTTTAGTACGTGTAGGAGATAAAGTTACTGAAGGACAAGCCTTAATGACAATAGATGATCGTGAAGCTAATTTAGCACTCTCTCAAGCAGAGATTGAAAAAAAGGGAGCAGACCAGCAAATCGCCCAGCTAAACTCAAGTATTTCATCACTTAATAAGCAAGTTAGCGATCTACGTTCTAAAGTTACAGCCGCTAGTGGAAATCTTTCCCTAGCTCAACGGCGAGCAGAACAAGTTCCTTTAAGACAACGCCAAGACTCTCCAGAACGCGCTCAGGCTGTCTATGAACAAGCTTTAGCCCGTTTTCAACGTAATGAAAACCTTTTTCGTCAAGGCTTATTGTCTGCTCAAGAACTTGATGAAATTAAAAGCCAATTAAAAATTGCTGAAGCAGATCTTAAAGTTGCTCAAACGGCTGAAACGGCTGCAAAAGAATTGTCCAATGCTCAAGAATCCCAATCAGAACTTCAAAATCAATTAGTAAAAAAAGAACAACAGCAACAACTTGTTGACCTTCAAAATCAGCTAGAAAGCGCGAAATTACGCCAACAAAGAGCTATTCAAAACTTAGAACTTGCCAAACAGCGCACTAGCGAAACAACCGTCAAAGCTACTCGTAGCGGAATTGTTGTAGAAATACCTGTAAAAATTGGAGATCAAGTTATTGTTGGAACTACGCTAGGACGATTAGCACAGCTTGACCAATTAATTGTTGCTGTTCCAGTAAGTGCTAGATTAATCAATTCTTTAGAACTAAATCAAAATGCTACCATTAAATTACCTATTAATAATCAAACTGTGACAGGTAAAATTATTACCATCAATCCCTTACCAGCAGAAAATTTAACTCATATGGTAGAAATAGAATTTGAAAATACTACAAATTCCTTATTGGCTGGTCAATCTGCAGAAGTTAAATTTTTATCAAAATAA